In Pyrus communis chromosome 11, drPyrComm1.1, whole genome shotgun sequence, the sequence GAGTTTCCACCTTAAAACCTACTTGTTGGCTGAAGATCTTTGGGAGGTTGTGGAAGAGACCTTTGAACCTCCTAGACAAGAAGATGGTGAAGCGGAATTTATGGTTTGGAGGAAGAATAATGCCAAGGTTTTACATGCAATCCATACTTGTTGCGGGGATGATACTCATTTTATTATCCGGGGCATTAGCTCGGCCAGAATCGCCTGGGATACTTTGGCTGAAAAGTTGAAGCCGGCCGATCAAGCCTTGGAAAATACAGGTATGTGTACGCACGTACTACATGTCTCCTTTCCAAGTAAATTCCAATATTATAACTATTAAGTttagttttcttcttctaataAAGTCACCGTGCGTGATCGATGCAGAGGATGTGCCTTTGATGGCACATGAAGAGCTGAATACCGGTCTGACGCGGAATGAGGGTACGTACGTAGTAATATTAGGTGATATCTACTGCAGCATGTATGAATCTCTATTGTTtcgtttaattttatttgattcagTTCTCTTTTATTTCAACATTATGTATAATTTTTCCCCAAATTCTTGACGTTTAgttaacaaacaataaataatattacTTGACAGAGTATTATAAAGCTAACGGCGACTTCAACGAGTTCCCCCACCATCAACCCTTGATTGATGCTGTTGCAAAAGGTGACTGGAGTTCTGCAAAGAAGTATCTTACTATGCATCCCGACGCAATCAGAGAAAGAGGTTCACTATCAGGCTTGACAGCTCTTCACATGGCAGTTTCAATGGAAAACGAATATATGGCGAAAGAAGTAGTAGAGTGGATGACagaggaagacttggaaatagAAGACGCTAATGGTGTCACAGCTATAGCTTTAGCTACGCTCATAGGACCCGAAGTGGCTAGATGCATAATCGAGAAGAACAAGAGATTACTCTGCATACCCTGCAATCTCCAGAATATGATCCCACTGATCATGGCTTGTCATGGCGGCCACTGGGGATTGGCTCGCTATCTATATTCAGTTACTCCATTGGAAACTTTGACGTCGACCCAAGATAACTGTCGGACTGGTGCTGATCTTATTTCCCACTGTTTTAGCTCCAAAGAACTGGGTACATAAATGTTTTAGATACAATATTCGCACACATTTTCTGACACACTCTAACTAAGGTGGACTGTTTCATTATTTATAGAACTCACCTGTACTTGAGAATGTGTTTAAATAGCATGTTCCCTAACAAATATTGATTACTTACTTTTTTCATGCATATAATTCTTCTTTTTACCCTATTGTAGATATTGCATTGGATTTAATTCAGCGTTGTCCAAACTTGGCCTTTGCCACAAACTCTACTGGGAAAACACTTTTACAGGAATTGGCTTGTATGCCCTCTCTCTTTTTAAGTGGAACACGTCTCAGATTCTGGCAACAATGGATCTATAACAGTTAGTAACTACATTCTTTATTCTATGATGAATTTTATACTTTATTAATTTCTCTGTCCCTCTAGTTGGGTGGGCGTTGGTCGGTTTTTCAATAAGATATTTCCTAAATGTTATACATAGAAGGAGACGTGCACACGATTCCTGCAATCTGATTTATCTCAAAACctgatattatatatatatatatatatatattattaaaacaataaaatgcattCTATGTCTGGATGGAGATTTCTAAGTCAAAAAGTGTTTGAGAAAGACTAAAATTCAGTAGAGAATTCTAAATAGAGTTTGTGATAAACCAGTTTCCTTGTATAACTTGGCTATTTATAGTGGAAGAGATCCATAAATTGTCTACCAGTAGGCCGTAGTGGGCTTAGGCAAGTCAATGAGTCTCCCTTCCCACTTAGATACATGTAGGTTATGAAGCCCAATGGTcacatgtcctcaacatcatcCAATTTGTATTGTCCACgtgtttgattcaaaagttaatCATACGTAAGGGGCTGTGTGATGATGTGAAGGTAAAAAGTCTCACATTGATAAAAAGAGAAACCTTGCAATGACTTATAACGGGTTGGGTTATtctttatattgtcaattaattttatgattgaACCTCAATTTTATATAGGGTTGAGGTGCACGGGGTCGACAACCATGTCCCTcgaagaaaaacaaaacgttTGCTAGCTTGCTTAGCGAGAATCGGGGGTTAGGGCCTGATAGTTGTGGGCATATGCTGGTCCTTAGAGGGTTGGTCTGCTTAGCCCACTTAGAGTGGAGATGGTGGTTTCTCACGATATCGGAGGTAGTTCCGTCAAATTCAGCTTATATTTCACTTGACACGCTATGATTGGGCATGATTAATTTGTATGCACACTATGTTTTTCTTCACTAGTGTAAGTCAAGAAATAGTAACAATACCCCAAAACCTAAATGGCTCTTATGTTTGTCTTCACCGGTAAGTGCCTTGCATACAAATAGACAAATAAGACAAACATGTATTTGATGTActcatatacaaacatgtttcaAGTTCGAGTTCACAGATCCCTCAATTGTTTCACAAGTTTTTTTTAACGTGAGATGCGATGAGTTCTATAGCGGCACAGCTTCAATATGTGGTGTTTAAGGTTACGAGTTAAATTAGAATTTTGGTTTTGGGTCTTGCTCAAATATTATAGTGTAAGTTATTTTCCCTCTTGAGTTTATTTTTTAGTATCTAAAAGTAagtgttaaaaaatttaatgtgtACTTCTATCGTCATCAGTGTCCATTAATCATTTATTTTGGGTATGCACCTTAACTTCTCTTTTCACAGACATAAATATTTATACAGTAAAAGAAAAGGTTTAATGTGTCCAGACCCTAGACTAAAAAAAAGTTCTATATATTGACTAGAGgcatgtgtttatttttttgatagGTATACACATACGACATGCTTCTGGGATCCGTGATGTTCGTATAGATGTTCAAAAACAAGCCAATGACCCGGTTAATGATCAAAGGGATCTCATAATTCGCTCAGGTATGTAATATCCATGTAAGATGGAACTATGCATTTTTTTTCCCAGGACCCTATATAGTAAAACGAGAGTTATGTCCTCAGGCGCATCTTTTACTTTGTTATAGATCATACCAATTAACAAATTCTTTGAATAGCTAATGCAAAACATTTTGTATTTGCGATGTAGTTATGGCTTTACTGCGAGGGCTCGTCTCAACTGTCCGTAAACTTTTCGGTAATGCTTCTTGTCAATCTTTTCATTCAAGTTTTACTCTAACATTTATCCAGTCATCGCTTAGAACTTCTTTTGGTCGTACTTTTGAAACTTAatgattaattatttttctatgCCAACCTAGGAATCGATCACATGTACAAAATGAAACAGATCCATGTTCAATCCCTTGAAGTTTTACAAGGCATGTGCAAAATGATAGAAGGTGTAAGCCTTAAACAAATGCAAGGAAGTTCCGTACAAACAGCACTCTTCAAAGCTGTTGAACACGGGAATGATGAGTTTCTTCGTCAGCTGT encodes:
- the LOC137708776 gene encoding uncharacterized protein isoform X1, with translation MAVTVVSSVIANLKVLSHDNYEDWSFHLKTYLLAEDLWEVVEETFEPPRQEDGEAEFMVWRKNNAKVLHAIHTCCGDDTHFIIRGISSARIAWDTLAEKLKPADQALENTEDVPLMAHEELNTGLTRNEEYYKANGDFNEFPHHQPLIDAVAKGDWSSAKKYLTMHPDAIRERGSLSGLTALHMAVSMENEYMAKEVVEWMTEEDLEIEDANGVTAIALATLIGPEVARCIIEKNKRLLCIPCNLQNMIPLIMACHGGHWGLARYLYSVTPLETLTSTQDNCRTGADLISHCFSSKELDIALDLIQRCPNLAFATNSTGKTLLQELACMPSLFLSGTRLRFWQQWIYNSIHIRHASGIRDVRIDVQKQANDPVNDQRDLIIRSVMALLRGLVSTVRKLFGIDHMYKMKQIHVQSLEVLQGMCKMIEGVSLKQMQGSSVQTALFKAVEHGNDEFLRQLFTANILALGIYDENAKGMFQFSIECRQEKVYNFFHEFIRIMNVRTESRVDKFNNTLLHSAARLSPPAQLKHIQCAALQMQRELQWFKEVEKLVPSKFLEVVNHPDGMTARDLFTKNHKELANEGERSMKATATSCTVVAALIVTIMFIAVFSVPGGSKAGFPIFLNKRIFMVFIVADVFSLFSSTTSVVTFLGILNSRYAEDDFLKSLPTKMMIGLFTLFSSIVTMMIAFSSTLFLMLEAKKWIVYPMILLASVPVVSFVWMQFSLLVEIFISTYGGGIFLINKKSKPWSFSSS
- the LOC137708776 gene encoding uncharacterized protein isoform X2, with the translated sequence MAVTVVSSVIANLKVLSHDNYEDWSFHLKTYLLAEDLWEVVEETFEPPRQEDGEAEFMVWRKNNAKVLHAIHTCCGDDTHFIIRGISSARIAWDTLAEKLKPADQALENTEDVPLMAHEELNTGLTRNEEYYKANGDFNEFPHHQPLIDAVAKGDWSSAKKYLTMHPDAIRERGSLSGLTALHMAVSMENEYMAKEVVEWMTEEDLEIEDANGVTAIALATLIGPEVARCIIEKNKRLLCIPCNLQNMIPLIMACHGGHWGLARYLYSVTPLETLTSTQDNCRTDIALDLIQRCPNLAFATNSTGKTLLQELACMPSLFLSGTRLRFWQQWIYNSIHIRHASGIRDVRIDVQKQANDPVNDQRDLIIRSVMALLRGLVSTVRKLFGIDHMYKMKQIHVQSLEVLQGMCKMIEGVSLKQMQGSSVQTALFKAVEHGNDEFLRQLFTANILALGIYDENAKGMFQFSIECRQEKVYNFFHEFIRIMNVRTESRVDKFNNTLLHSAARLSPPAQLKHIQCAALQMQRELQWFKEVEKLVPSKFLEVVNHPDGMTARDLFTKNHKELANEGERSMKATATSCTVVAALIVTIMFIAVFSVPGGSKAGFPIFLNKRIFMVFIVADVFSLFSSTTSVVTFLGILNSRYAEDDFLKSLPTKMMIGLFTLFSSIVTMMIAFSSTLFLMLEAKKWIVYPMILLASVPVVSFVWMQFSLLVEIFISTYGGGIFLINKKSKPWSFSSS